CCACGGCTGGACCAAGCTGATGCATTTCTCCCAGCTCGCGCCCAAGTGGGCCGATCCGCTGCACATCGGCCACGACCGGAGCCTGATGCTGACCATCTTCGCCGAGGTCGGCTGCGCGGCGTTGGTGGCGCTGGGCTTTGCCACGCGTTTCGCCGCCGCGATCCTGGTGTTCATGTTCGGCATGATCGTGCTGGTGGTGCTGCGAGGGCATCCGTTCTCGGATCGCGAACTGGCAATCGTCTACGCGTTGCCGTTCCTGTGTCTGGTGTTCACGGGCGGCGGCGGCTACGCGCTGGACGCGAACTACGGCCCCAAGGTGAAGTTCGGCGGCAAGTAGCTCGATCGGCGGCGGCGTGGCGCCACCGCGCCCGCGCCGCGCCCTCTGCTACGCTCCGCGCCCATGCGTTTCGCGGCGCTGCTGCTGGCCCTGGCCTCGGCGCTCACGCTGTTCACCGGCCTCGATCGCGTCGGCTATCTCGACCAGCGCGAGGCCCGCGACGCCTGCATCGCCGGCGAGCAGCGGCTCTCGAGCGACCCGCTGACGCCGCACTACGACCGCCAGCCGTTCTTCGACCGGCCGCTGCTGGGCCTGCTGCCCGAGCTGCTGGGACATGGCCACGGGAGCGCGAATCCGCTTCCGTCACGCCTGATTCGCGCGGCGCTGGCACTGGCGCTGGTGCTGCTCACCTGGCGGATCGGCGCGCAACAATTCGGCGAACGCGCCGGGCTCGCTTCGGGGCTGGTGCTCGCCACCTGCATGGGGCTGCCGATGGCGGCGCGCGCCGACGGCGCGCAATTGCTGGCGTCGCTCGCCGCGTGGCTCGCGCTCTCGGTGTTTGCGCGCGCGGTGTTCTCGGAGCGCCGCGAGCCGTTCATCCCGCTCGCGCTCGCCCATCTTTCCCTGGGCGTCGCGCTGCTCACCGGCGGTCCGCTGCCGGCGCTGTGGCCAATCGCCGGCGTCGCGCTCTACGCGCGGCTGGCCGGGCGGCCGAAAGCACTCGCCGCGATTCGCCCGCTCGCGGCGCTGGCGATCGCCTCGGGCCTCGCGCTGCCGTGGTACGCCACCATGGCGATGCGGCACGGAGCGGCGTTCGGCGCGCGCGTGATGTGGATGCCCTACGGCCAGGGAAATCCGGGCCCGTGGTACGCCGGCATCGTGTTCGC
This DNA window, taken from Candidatus Sulfotelmatobacter sp., encodes the following:
- a CDS encoding DoxX family protein; this translates as MPGSNSSPAASFGLLLLRVGAGGMLAVNHGWTKLMHFSQLAPKWADPLHIGHDRSLMLTIFAEVGCAALVALGFATRFAAAILVFMFGMIVLVVLRGHPFSDRELAIVYALPFLCLVFTGGGGYALDANYGPKVKFGGK